The following are from one region of the Streptomyces tuirus genome:
- a CDS encoding amidase, with the protein MTSDRCEGLAETARALAAGEVTSRALVERTLARIETTQGSLNAFRIVRAEAALAEADAADRELAAGSGRDPASERVHRPLLGVPVAVKDDMDVAGEPTAFGCCGEFPPVAEDGEAVRRLRAAGAVIVGKTNTCEFGQWPFTEGPAFGATRNPWSTEHTPGGSSGGSAAAVAAGLVPAALGSDGAGSVRIPAAWTHLVGIKPQRGRVSTWPRGESFQGITVNGTLARTVADAALLLDAASGNHAQDPHQPPRLDVSGAVGRDPGRLRIALSLKPPFTAVPARLLPEVRTRVTELAERLAALGHCVEEADPPYGQIGLTFVPRATAGIAERVDEAPFPALLDRRTRDAARLGRLLGGAPLRAARRAEAVLHRRIGGFFTSYDVVLAPTTAAPPPRIGALLELSGFATDRAMIAACPYAWPWNVLGWPGVNVPAGFTPDGLPVGAQLLGPANSEPLLVQVAAQLEAELRWADRWPTPVTARSAAA; encoded by the coding sequence ATGACGTCCGACCGCTGCGAAGGCCTGGCGGAGACCGCCCGTGCGCTGGCCGCGGGGGAGGTGACGTCGCGGGCGCTGGTGGAGCGGACGCTGGCACGGATCGAGACGACGCAGGGCAGCCTCAACGCCTTCCGGATCGTCCGGGCCGAGGCCGCGCTCGCCGAGGCCGACGCCGCGGACCGGGAGCTGGCGGCGGGCTCCGGGCGGGACCCGGCCTCCGAGCGCGTGCACCGGCCGCTGCTCGGCGTCCCCGTCGCGGTGAAGGACGACATGGACGTCGCCGGCGAACCGACCGCGTTCGGCTGCTGTGGGGAGTTCCCGCCCGTCGCCGAGGACGGCGAGGCGGTGCGGCGGCTGCGCGCGGCCGGGGCCGTGATCGTCGGCAAGACCAACACCTGCGAGTTCGGGCAGTGGCCCTTCACCGAGGGCCCCGCCTTCGGCGCCACCCGCAACCCGTGGAGCACCGAGCACACGCCCGGCGGTTCCTCGGGAGGGTCGGCCGCCGCGGTCGCCGCCGGTCTGGTGCCCGCCGCGCTCGGCTCGGACGGTGCCGGTTCCGTGCGGATCCCGGCCGCCTGGACGCATCTGGTCGGCATCAAGCCGCAGCGCGGCCGTGTGTCGACCTGGCCGCGCGGCGAGTCCTTCCAGGGCATCACGGTCAACGGCACCCTGGCCCGCACGGTCGCCGACGCCGCCCTGCTGCTGGACGCGGCGAGCGGCAACCACGCACAGGACCCGCACCAGCCCCCGCGCCTCGACGTGTCCGGGGCCGTCGGCCGCGATCCGGGCCGGCTGCGCATCGCGCTCTCCCTCAAGCCGCCGTTCACGGCGGTGCCCGCCCGGCTCCTGCCCGAGGTGCGGACCCGGGTCACCGAACTGGCCGAGCGGCTCGCCGCGTTGGGTCACTGCGTGGAGGAGGCGGACCCGCCGTACGGGCAGATCGGACTGACCTTCGTGCCCCGCGCCACGGCCGGGATCGCCGAGCGCGTCGACGAGGCGCCCTTCCCGGCGCTGCTGGACCGGCGCACCCGGGACGCAGCCCGGCTGGGCCGGCTGCTCGGCGGTGCCCCGCTGCGGGCCGCACGTCGCGCGGAAGCCGTGCTGCACCGGCGTATCGGCGGGTTCTTCACGTCGTACGACGTCGTCCTCGCGCCCACGACCGCCGCTCCCCCGCCGCGCATCGGCGCCCTGCTCGAACTCAGCGGGTTCGCCACCGACCGGGCGATGATCGCGGCCTGCCCGTACGCCTGGCCGTGGAACGTGCTGGGCTGGCCGGGCGTCAACGTGCCCGCCGGATTCACGCCGGACGGACTGCCGGTGGGCGCGCAGCTGCTGGGCCCGGCGAACAGCGAGCCGCTTCTCGTGCAGGTGGCCGCGCAGTTGGAGGCGGAGCTGCGCTGGGCCGACAGATGGCCGACTCCGGTCACGGCACGTTCCGCCGCCGCCTGA
- a CDS encoding TIGR02452 family protein, whose protein sequence is MSARLRGIAQQTEQIVAAGAYRAPDGREVSIAAGLRAAREGTLLHGPEPVPVPADRVTGARRTQIEVTGESSLEAARRLGGHVAVLNFASARNPGGGYLNGAQAQEEALCRASALYTCLLEARAFYDHHRAHRDPFYTDRVIHSPAVPVFRDDRGGLLAEPYTAGFLTSAAPNAGVVHRTVPERAAELPRVLAARAERVLETAAAHGYRRLVLGAWGCGVFRNDPARVAEAFRALLEPGGRFAQAFEHVVFGVLDRTRDRAVLGAFEQTFSSSRSAPAGGA, encoded by the coding sequence GTGAGCGCGCGCCTGCGCGGAATCGCCCAGCAGACCGAGCAGATCGTCGCGGCGGGCGCCTACCGCGCTCCGGACGGACGCGAGGTCTCGATCGCGGCCGGGCTGCGGGCGGCGCGCGAGGGCACGCTCCTGCACGGGCCGGAACCGGTGCCGGTACCCGCCGATCGGGTGACGGGGGCCCGCAGGACGCAGATCGAGGTCACGGGCGAGAGCAGCCTGGAGGCCGCCCGCCGGCTCGGCGGGCACGTGGCCGTGCTGAACTTCGCCTCGGCCCGCAATCCCGGCGGCGGCTATCTCAACGGCGCCCAGGCCCAGGAGGAGGCCCTGTGCCGGGCCTCCGCGCTGTACACCTGCCTCCTCGAGGCCCGCGCCTTCTACGACCACCACCGGGCCCACCGCGACCCGTTCTACACGGACCGTGTCATCCACTCACCGGCCGTGCCCGTCTTCCGCGACGACCGGGGCGGCCTGCTGGCCGAGCCGTACACCGCAGGCTTCCTGACCTCTGCCGCGCCCAACGCGGGCGTGGTGCACCGCACGGTGCCCGAACGGGCCGCCGAACTGCCGCGGGTCCTCGCGGCCCGGGCCGAGCGCGTCCTGGAGACCGCCGCGGCCCACGGCTACCGCCGGCTCGTCCTCGGGGCCTGGGGCTGCGGGGTGTTCCGCAACGACCCCGCGCGGGTGGCGGAGGCGTTCCGGGCGTTGCTGGAGCCCGGCGGCCGGTTCGCGCAGGCCTTCGAGCACGTGGTCTTCGGCGTCCTGGACCGGACGCGGGACCGTGCGGTGCTGGGCGCCTTCGAGCAGACGTTCAGCTCCAGCCGTAGCGCTCCTGCAGGCGGCGCCTGA
- a CDS encoding type II toxin-antitoxin system PemK/MazF family toxin — protein sequence MSTFADENVPGRHGPCATVQADPREVGRVRTEYSPAHDGDPDPGEIVWTWVPFEENDGRGKDRPVLVVARETGGTFLAVQLSSKRHDGDREWVPIGSGPWDRTGRDSWVDVDRVLRLHEDGMRREACALDRMRFNLVRRRLQERYGWS from the coding sequence GTGAGCACGTTTGCCGACGAGAACGTCCCCGGCCGTCACGGCCCCTGCGCCACCGTCCAGGCCGACCCGCGCGAGGTGGGCCGGGTGCGGACGGAGTACTCCCCCGCGCACGACGGCGACCCGGACCCCGGGGAGATCGTCTGGACGTGGGTGCCCTTCGAGGAGAACGACGGCCGCGGCAAGGACCGCCCGGTGCTGGTGGTCGCGCGTGAGACGGGCGGGACGTTCCTGGCGGTGCAGTTGTCCAGCAAGCGGCACGACGGCGACCGGGAGTGGGTGCCGATCGGCAGCGGGCCCTGGGACCGGACGGGGCGGGACTCGTGGGTCGACGTGGACCGGGTGCTGCGCCTGCACGAGGACGGTATGCGCCGGGAGGCCTGCGCCCTGGACCGCATGCGCTTCAACCTGGTCAGGCGCCGCCTGCAGGAGCGCTACGGCTGGAGCTGA
- a CDS encoding spore-associated protein has protein sequence MRFTRSVLAASAVAALSVGTMTALASPASAAPNTTPQKVCGSGYKTVNSAKVGSLGTVYLTYNASNGENCVTTIRSNPGKAVNMSAWISVPDTGESHYDEGLFTSYAGPTYVYGKGHCVDWGGSIANTYVQVYGSNCGSLKEHRVTFTR, from the coding sequence ATGCGATTCACGCGTTCCGTCCTGGCCGCATCCGCCGTGGCGGCACTGTCCGTGGGGACCATGACCGCCCTGGCGTCGCCCGCGTCGGCCGCGCCCAACACCACTCCGCAGAAGGTCTGCGGCAGTGGCTACAAGACGGTCAACTCGGCGAAGGTCGGCTCGCTGGGGACCGTCTACCTGACCTACAACGCCTCCAACGGCGAGAACTGCGTCACGACCATCCGCAGCAACCCGGGCAAGGCCGTGAACATGTCCGCCTGGATCTCCGTCCCGGACACCGGGGAGAGCCACTACGACGAGGGCCTGTTCACGTCGTACGCCGGACCGACGTACGTCTACGGCAAGGGCCACTGTGTGGACTGGGGCGGCAGCATCGCCAACACGTACGTGCAGGTGTACGGCTCCAACTGCGGCTCCCTGAAGGAGCACCGGGTCACGTTCACCCGCTGA
- a CDS encoding serine/threonine protein kinase gives METIIVQLPGTAQWGVDETGSPELIHLGPGDIADFGRGGAGVRIVLTDPGISRRAGQLEAAGDYWRLSNFSRSVSYVVENLEGAGEYLTVAPGRLGAPVPFEFSRVVLPALSGTATFKVFAPQHAYLGEQSAPGGGEQTVHPFALDPTSKYFLVLVALCESRLRDPSDSALPGVGQIVERLRPLESCRDLTRSAVNYHIDYLAFAKLRLDLGEEATSAGDGGRTGAKRTRLASVALRFGLVREEHLGLLPPRGSARLTDPQEAGA, from the coding sequence GTGGAAACGATCATCGTGCAGTTGCCCGGTACCGCCCAGTGGGGCGTGGACGAGACGGGCAGTCCCGAGCTGATCCACCTGGGGCCGGGGGACATCGCCGACTTCGGACGCGGCGGGGCGGGCGTCCGCATCGTCCTGACCGACCCCGGGATCTCCCGGCGGGCCGGGCAACTGGAAGCCGCGGGGGACTACTGGCGGCTGTCCAACTTCAGCCGCAGCGTGTCGTACGTGGTGGAGAACCTGGAGGGGGCCGGCGAGTACCTCACCGTCGCGCCCGGGCGGCTCGGGGCGCCCGTGCCCTTCGAGTTCTCCCGCGTGGTGCTGCCCGCCCTGTCCGGCACCGCCACGTTCAAGGTGTTCGCACCCCAACACGCCTATCTGGGCGAGCAGTCCGCGCCGGGCGGCGGCGAACAGACCGTGCACCCCTTCGCGTTGGACCCGACGTCGAAGTACTTCCTCGTCCTGGTGGCCCTGTGCGAATCCCGGCTGCGTGACCCCTCCGACTCGGCGCTGCCCGGTGTCGGGCAGATCGTGGAGCGGCTGCGGCCGCTGGAGTCCTGCCGGGACCTGACGCGCTCCGCGGTCAACTACCACATCGACTACCTCGCGTTCGCCAAACTGCGCCTCGACCTCGGCGAGGAGGCCACGAGCGCGGGCGACGGCGGCCGCACCGGCGCCAAGCGCACCCGGCTCGCGTCCGTCGCCCTGCGCTTCGGTCTGGTCCGCGAGGAACACCTCGGCCTGCTGCCGCCGCGCGGCTCCGCGCGCCTCACCGACCCGCAGGAGGCCGGCGCATGA
- a CDS encoding SCO2400 family protein — MDYCSSCRRHLNGALVCPGCGAYAPDIDPSAIAPRRGPAPAPAMAPGGPAAWEVPATAPTGTWHDGTVWDETPARMAVRPGSGPSDAYDAPDTDTAEAYEARPQGRAARRRQMARWKKNQRRAVVATAVALVGGGLTVAAMNGNAKPGVQAAATPEDTTMGGAAGEAPAYAEPTSRQDDTPRSAGTPTTPSHADRASRHERSRAADPRTTPTDTHTDAAAAPRELPLTTAPRRTTVTDTVDTATGTAGSSGSKVTEPTTPPAAGSGSDAQQPDTPSTPPPAATTPPETSPADSKPKELCLLVICLG, encoded by the coding sequence ATGGACTACTGCTCCTCGTGCCGTCGGCACCTCAACGGCGCCTTGGTCTGCCCGGGGTGCGGCGCCTACGCCCCGGACATCGACCCCTCCGCCATCGCCCCTCGTCGCGGCCCGGCCCCCGCGCCCGCCATGGCCCCCGGCGGCCCGGCGGCCTGGGAGGTCCCGGCCACGGCCCCCACGGGCACCTGGCACGACGGGACCGTGTGGGACGAGACCCCGGCGCGCATGGCGGTGCGTCCCGGCTCCGGCCCGTCCGACGCGTACGACGCCCCGGACACCGACACGGCCGAGGCGTACGAGGCCCGGCCGCAGGGCCGGGCAGCCCGGCGCCGCCAGATGGCCCGCTGGAAGAAGAACCAGCGCAGAGCCGTGGTCGCGACGGCGGTCGCGCTCGTGGGAGGCGGCCTGACCGTCGCCGCGATGAACGGCAACGCGAAGCCCGGCGTGCAGGCGGCCGCGACGCCGGAGGACACCACCATGGGCGGTGCCGCGGGGGAGGCGCCGGCGTACGCCGAACCGACGTCGAGGCAAGACGACACCCCGCGCTCCGCGGGCACCCCCACGACTCCGTCGCACGCCGACCGCGCCTCGCGCCACGAGCGCTCCCGGGCCGCCGACCCCCGCACCACGCCGACGGACACCCACACGGACGCGGCCGCCGCGCCCCGCGAACTGCCGCTCACGACCGCGCCCCGGCGCACCACCGTCACCGACACCGTCGACACGGCCACCGGCACCGCCGGTTCGTCCGGGTCGAAGGTCACCGAGCCGACGACACCGCCGGCCGCCGGGTCCGGATCCGACGCACAGCAGCCGGACACCCCCTCGACACCCCCGCCCGCGGCGACCACCCCGCCCGAGACGTCCCCCGCCGACTCGAAGCCGAAGGAACTCTGCCTGCTGGTCATCTGCCTCGGCTGA